The Exiguobacterium acetylicum genome includes a window with the following:
- a CDS encoding GntP family permease has product MELVIILLALSLLMFVAYRGFSVILFAPICALFAVLLTNPDWVLPFFSNIFMEKMVGFIKAYFPVFLLGAIFGKVVEMSGIAESIAKTIIRMIGAKRAILAIVLLGAILTYSGVSLFVVVFAVYPFAANLFREANIPKRLIPGTIALGAFTFTMDALPGTPQIQNVIPTTFFKTDIYAAPIMGTVGGLFILVVGMWYLESRKKKAHQEGEGYAGFEATAASAAPQMELKNEPEMTLETDRQPVYRQVLAFVPLVLVAVMNKVFTLSIPKWYPEGFDFSAIGLEAFGKIETPAVLAIWSVQMALLIGILAAMLYDFPKIKTNFQAGLNVSIGGALLAVMNTGAEYGFGGVIAALPGFKSVSSGISETFTNPLVNGAVTTTTLAGVTGSASGGMGIALSAMSDKYTQAITSGGVPPEVMHRVISMASGGMDTLPHNGAVITLLAVTGLTHRQSYKDIFMITILKTVTVFLMIGLYSLTGLY; this is encoded by the coding sequence ATGGAACTAGTCATCATTCTTCTTGCCTTATCCTTATTGATGTTCGTTGCCTATCGTGGTTTTTCGGTCATCCTCTTTGCACCGATCTGTGCCTTGTTCGCCGTCTTACTAACGAACCCGGATTGGGTGTTACCCTTCTTCTCGAATATCTTCATGGAAAAGATGGTCGGGTTCATTAAAGCTTACTTCCCGGTCTTCCTTCTCGGAGCAATTTTCGGGAAAGTCGTCGAGATGTCCGGTATCGCGGAATCAATCGCGAAAACGATCATCCGGATGATTGGTGCAAAACGCGCCATCCTCGCTATCGTCTTGCTTGGCGCCATTCTTACATATAGCGGTGTCAGCCTGTTCGTTGTCGTCTTCGCTGTTTATCCATTCGCAGCAAACCTGTTCCGCGAAGCGAATATCCCAAAACGCCTCATTCCGGGAACGATTGCCCTTGGTGCATTTACGTTCACGATGGACGCGTTGCCAGGAACACCGCAGATTCAAAACGTCATTCCAACGACGTTCTTCAAAACAGATATCTACGCTGCACCGATCATGGGGACGGTCGGCGGCTTGTTCATCTTAGTCGTCGGGATGTGGTATCTCGAGTCACGCAAGAAAAAAGCCCATCAAGAGGGTGAAGGATACGCTGGATTCGAAGCGACAGCTGCGAGTGCCGCACCACAGATGGAATTGAAAAATGAACCAGAAATGACACTTGAGACGGATCGTCAACCGGTCTATCGTCAAGTCCTTGCTTTCGTCCCACTCGTACTCGTTGCCGTCATGAACAAAGTTTTCACCTTGTCGATTCCGAAATGGTATCCAGAAGGGTTCGACTTTTCAGCGATTGGATTAGAAGCATTCGGAAAGATTGAGACACCAGCTGTTCTTGCGATCTGGTCCGTCCAAATGGCGCTATTGATTGGAATTCTCGCAGCGATGCTATATGACTTCCCGAAAATCAAGACGAACTTCCAAGCGGGTCTAAACGTCAGTATCGGCGGCGCACTCTTAGCCGTCATGAATACCGGTGCTGAGTATGGCTTCGGTGGTGTCATCGCTGCACTTCCGGGATTCAAGTCCGTCTCAAGCGGGATCTCGGAAACATTTACGAATCCGCTCGTCAACGGAGCAGTCACGACGACGACGCTTGCCGGTGTCACTGGTTCCGCATCTGGTGGGATGGGGATTGCGTTAAGTGCGATGTCTGATAAATATACGCAAGCGATCACGTCAGGCGGTGTACCGCCAGAAGTCATGCACCGCGTCATCTCGATGGCGTCCGGTGGGATGGATACGTTACCGCATAACGGTGCCGTCATCACGTTGCTAGCGGTCACAGGACTCACACACCGTCAGTCCTATAAGGATATCTTCATGATTACGATCCTCAAGACAGTAACCGTCTTCTTGATGATCGGATTGTATAGCTTAACTGGTTTGTATTAA
- a CDS encoding CoA transferase subunit A yields the protein MKQGKVYASFAEATADIFDGATLVVGGFGLCGIPEKSITALQEKGVKDLTVVSNNCGVDDFGLGLLLQTRQIKKMISSYVGENKTFEQQYLSGEIEVDLVPQGTLAERIRAGGAGIPGFYTPTGVGTPIAEGKEQKEFDGKTYLLEEGIVGDFAIVKAWKADRLGNLVFRKTSRNFNPIVATAGKVTIVEVEELVEVGELDPNEIHTPAVYVQRIVVGTDYEKRIERRTVREA from the coding sequence ATGAAACAGGGGAAAGTATACGCATCATTCGCGGAAGCGACAGCAGACATCTTTGACGGGGCGACGCTAGTCGTAGGGGGCTTCGGACTCTGCGGAATCCCGGAAAAATCAATCACGGCGTTACAAGAGAAGGGCGTCAAAGATTTGACGGTCGTCAGTAACAACTGTGGCGTCGATGATTTTGGACTCGGTCTGCTCTTGCAAACGCGACAAATCAAGAAGATGATCTCGTCGTACGTCGGAGAAAACAAAACGTTTGAACAACAGTACCTCAGTGGCGAGATTGAAGTCGATCTCGTCCCACAAGGTACGCTTGCGGAACGAATTCGGGCTGGTGGTGCTGGCATTCCTGGTTTCTACACACCGACTGGCGTTGGGACACCGATTGCCGAAGGAAAAGAACAAAAAGAGTTCGACGGAAAAACATATCTGCTTGAAGAAGGAATCGTTGGTGATTTTGCGATCGTCAAAGCCTGGAAGGCGGATCGTCTCGGGAATCTCGTCTTCCGAAAGACGTCACGCAACTTTAACCCGATTGTCGCGACAGCCGGAAAAGTAACGATCGTCGAAGTCGAAGAACTGGTTGAAGTCGGCGAACTTGATCCAAACGAAATTCATACACCTGCCGTCTACGTCCAGCGCATCGTCGTCGGGACGGATTATGAAAAACGCATCGAACGCCGGACTGTCCGGGAAGCTTGA
- a CDS encoding 3-oxoacid CoA-transferase subunit B, whose translation MKTTREIIIERALQEIEDGMYVNLGIGIPTLIANAIPDDMHVMLQSENGLLGIGPYPLDHEVDADEINAGKETVTAQSGASYFDSAESFAMIRGGHIDLAILGGMEVDQNGDLANWMIPGKMVKGMGGAMDLVNGAKRVVIIMEHVNKHGESKVKQACTLPLTGRAVVNRLITDRAVFDFTPDGMVLIETLNGHTVEDVKQVTEARFTVSPELERVTVGE comes from the coding sequence ATGAAAACGACACGAGAGATCATCATTGAACGCGCACTTCAGGAAATTGAAGATGGGATGTACGTCAATCTCGGAATCGGGATTCCGACATTGATTGCCAATGCGATTCCGGACGATATGCATGTGATGCTGCAATCCGAAAATGGTCTGCTTGGGATCGGACCTTATCCACTCGATCATGAGGTTGATGCGGACGAGATCAATGCTGGAAAAGAGACAGTTACGGCTCAATCAGGAGCTTCTTACTTCGATAGTGCTGAGTCGTTCGCGATGATTCGCGGCGGGCATATCGATCTCGCAATCCTAGGTGGGATGGAAGTCGATCAGAACGGTGATCTCGCGAACTGGATGATTCCGGGTAAGATGGTCAAAGGAATGGGCGGGGCGATGGATCTCGTCAATGGAGCAAAACGCGTCGTCATCATCATGGAACATGTCAACAAACACGGTGAATCGAAAGTCAAACAGGCGTGCACTTTGCCGTTGACAGGACGCGCCGTCGTCAACCGCCTCATCACGGACCGAGCCGTCTTTGATTTTACACCGGACGGGATGGTCTTGATCGAGACGCTGAATGGTCATACGGTCGAGGACGTCAAACAAGTCACGGAAGCGCGGTTCACGGTCAGTCCGGAACTCGAGCGCGTGACGGTAGGGGAGTGA
- a CDS encoding 3-hydroxybutyrate dehydrogenase, which translates to MVQGDIVLVTGAGSGIGLEISKAFAAAGAKVVVTDVRAEAAEEAAASIRTAGHEAVGMTLNVTDEAQVEAVLKQTVEQFGRLDVLINNAGLQHVSPIEEFPTEKFELMIKIMLTAPFIAIKHAFPIMKDQGYGRILNMSSINGLIGFAGKVAYNSAKHGLLGLTKVAALEGAEHGITVNAICPGYVDTPLVRNQMEDLAKTRHVELEKVLEEVIYPLVPQKRLLAVEEIADYALFLASRKAKGITGQANVLDGGYTIQ; encoded by the coding sequence ATGGTACAAGGAGATATCGTACTTGTTACAGGTGCAGGGAGTGGGATTGGACTTGAAATCTCGAAGGCGTTCGCAGCAGCTGGCGCAAAAGTCGTCGTCACGGATGTTCGTGCGGAAGCAGCAGAGGAAGCAGCGGCATCGATTCGCACGGCCGGTCATGAAGCAGTCGGGATGACGTTAAACGTCACCGATGAAGCACAAGTCGAAGCCGTCTTGAAGCAAACGGTCGAACAGTTCGGTCGACTCGACGTCCTGATCAACAACGCCGGTCTCCAGCACGTCTCACCGATTGAGGAGTTTCCGACGGAGAAGTTCGAATTGATGATTAAAATCATGTTGACGGCACCGTTCATCGCCATCAAACATGCCTTTCCGATCATGAAGGATCAAGGCTACGGACGCATTCTCAACATGTCATCAATCAACGGTTTGATCGGCTTTGCCGGTAAAGTAGCATATAACTCAGCGAAACATGGGTTGCTCGGTCTAACGAAGGTCGCAGCCCTTGAAGGAGCAGAGCACGGAATCACCGTCAACGCGATTTGTCCGGGTTACGTTGATACACCACTCGTCCGTAATCAAATGGAAGACTTAGCGAAAACGCGACACGTCGAGCTTGAGAAGGTACTTGAAGAAGTTATCTATCCGCTCGTTCCGCAAAAACGCTTGCTTGCTGTCGAAGAAATCGCGGATTACGCGTTGTTCCTTGCGAGCCGCAAAGCAAAAGGCATCACGGGACAAGCGAACGTCCTTGATGGTGGATATACGATTCAATAA